In the genome of Actinomycetota bacterium, the window CTTGAGGGGGCGAAGATAACCAAAGCAAAGGTTACCCGAAAATATGTTTACGATTTTGAAGAAGGCAACGCAAAGATGAAATTTCTTTTGGGAGGAAAGGGGGCAAACCTTTGCGAGATGACGAACCTCGGTCTACCCGTACCTCCAGGATTTGTAATTTCTACTGAGGCCTGCCGGAAGTATTCAAAGACTGCGTCTTATCCTCCTGGTTTGAAAGAGGAGATTTTAGCTCATCTCAAGTCTCTTGAGAAAAGAACCGAGAAGAAGTTCGGTGATCCGGAAAATCCTCTTCTCGTCTCCGTTCGCTCTGGAGCCGCTTTTTCGATGCCCGGTATGATGGATACCGTTCTCAACTTGGGTCTAAACGATGTCACGGTCAAGGGACTTGTCCGCCTCACGGGCAATGAAAGATTTGCCTACGATGCTTACCGCCGTTTCATTCAAATGTTTGGGAATGTGGTTTTAAAGGTCGATGGCGACAAATTTGAACAGGCGATGGCCAGTCTTAAGAGGGAAAGGGGTGTCAAATCGGATATGGAGCTCACGGCGGCGGATTTGAGAGAGCTCGTTGAGATATTCAAGGGGATCACAAGGGAGGAAACCGGGGAGGAATTCCCCTCGGAACCTCTAGAGCAGCTGGATAAAGCCATCGCCGCGGTATTCGAATCTTGGAATAATCCGAGAGCCATGGTTTACAGAAAGGTTCACAATATCCCCGATGACCTGGGCACTGCGGTTAACATCCAGACCATGGTCTTCGGCAATATGGGGAGTGATTCAGCTACGGGAGTAGCCTTTACCCGGGATCCGTCCACGGGAGAGAGGAAGCTCTATGGCGAATATCTGACCAATGCCCAAGGTGAGGATGTAGTGGCTGGAATAAGGACTCCTCAGCCCATAGTCAAGCTTAGGGAAGAAATGCCCGAGAATTATGAGCTTCTGGGGAGAGTGGCGGAGTCCCTCGAGGAGCACTATAGAGATGTGCAGGATATCGAATTTACCATAGAGAAGGGCAAACTTTACATGCTCCAGACACGAACAGGAAAGCGAACAGCCTCGGCTGCCATAAAGATCGCCGTGGATATGATGGAGGAGGGACTCATCAGCGAGGAGGAAGCTATATCCAGGATCGATCCCTATCAATTAGACCAGCTTCTCCATCCCAGGCTTGATCCAAAAGCTAAGGTGAAAGTATTGGCAAAGGGGCTGCCCGCTTCACCAGGAGCAGCCACGGGCAAGATTGTATTCGATGCCGATAAGGCAGAAGAGCTGGGAAGCACCGGGGAAAAGATTATCCTGACTCGCTGGGAGACTACTCCCGATGATATCCACGGCATCATCGCAGCCCAGGGGGTTCTCACAAGCCATGGTGGGCTTACCTCGCATGCTGCTGTTGTAGCTCGGGGTATGGGTAAACCCTGCGTTTGTGGCTGCGAGGATGTGAAGATCGACTACGAAAATCGCCTGTTCAAAGTGGGGGACGAGATCGTAAAAGAAGGAGATGTAATTACCATCGATGGAGGAACGGGTCGAGTCATTTTGGGCAGCGTTCCCCTCATTCCCCCAGAGATAAGCGAGGATCTAAAAAAGATTCTCGGTTGGGCGGATAAAAGGCGCAGATTGGGTGTGAGGGCAAACGCCGATTTGCCCAATGACGCCAGGAAAGCCTTGGAGTTCGGTGCGGAGGGTATCGGGCTATGTCGAACTGAGCACATGTTCTTTGCTGAGGATAGATTGCCCTTGGTTCGACAGATGATCCTCGCCGACACCGTTGAAGAGCGCGAGAAAGCTTTGGAGAAATTGCTTCCCATGCAGAGAAGGGATTTCGAGGAAATTTTCAAGGTCATGAAGGGCTTACCCGTGACCATCAGACTTTTAGATCCTCCCCTCCATGAGTTTCTGCCAAATCTAACGGAGCTACAGGTAGAACTGATGGAGTTGAAATACAAAAAGGTGCCGGATGAGGTGATACGAGAGAAGGAAAAATTGCTTCACAAGGTGCGAGCTCAGGTGGAGGTCAATCCCATGCTTGGACTGCGTGGTTGTAGGTTGGGTCTGGTCTATCCCGAAATTTACGAAATGCAGGTTCGAGCCATATTCGAAGCCGCTTGCAACGTGGCGGGAAAGGGAATAACTCCAAAGGTTGAGGTGATGATCCCCTTAGTTGCTCACGCTGGTGAGCTTAAAGTTTTGAGGGAAAAAGTTGAGGAGATTGCCGACGAGATTCTGGAATCTTCGGGAGAAGATCTACCATATGCTGTAGGAACCATGATCGAAGTTCCTCGAGCTGCTGTAACTGCAGACGAGATCGCCAAATATGCTGATTTCTTCTCCTTTGGTACCAACGATCTTACCCAGACCGTCTTTGGTTTCAGTCGGGACGATGCTGAGGGCAAGTTCATGGCGAGATATTTGGAGGGGGGAATTCTCGCGCACAATCCCTTTGAAATATTAGATCCCTCAGGTGTCGGCAAGCTCATGGATATGGCGTGCCAACTTGGACGAAAGGCAAACCCTGAACTCAAATTGGGAATCTGCGGTGAGCACGGGGGCGAGCCAAGATCGGTGAAGTTTTGCGATCACGTAGGTCTGGACTATGTGAGCTGCTCGCCTTATCGGGTACCCTTAGCTCGTTTAGCTGCTGCCCAGGCGAGAATTGGTAGGGGAGAAGATCTTACCAAATAATATTGAGGGAGTGAGGAAGTGAGGGAGTGAGGAAGATAAAAAACTTGAATCACTTGAATCACCCCCTCACTTGAATCACTTTTAAGGGGGTTGCGATGTTGATAGTGGGGATTAATGGTAGCCCGAATAAAGATGGGAATACGGCTTTTCTGCTTGAGTGTGTGCTGCAAGCTGCCAAGGAAAAGGAGGCCGAAACCAAAATTATTCACGTCATGGAGGTTTTAGTTGGACAGGAGAAACCCTATTGCGATGCCTGCTCTAGCCCTTGTGATAAGAGTTGTTTTGAGGGAACCCTCTTGGAGGAAGCCTTCAATTTGTTGAAGCAAGCTGATGGGGTAGTCCTGGGAAGCCCCGTCTACTTTGGGACGGTTTCCGCTCAAATGAAGGCTTTCTGGGATAAGACTCGGCACTTGAGAACCGAGAGGGCTTTGATCGGCAAGGTGGGAGGAGCGGTAGCCGTTGGTAATTCCCGTTTTGGTGGTCAGGAAACCACTTTGAGGGCTCTTCACGATATCATGCTCATCCATGGCATGAGCGTGGTTGGTGATGGCTCTTCCGAATATGATGCTGGACATCAAGGGGTTTGTGGACAAAGACCAGTTCGAGAGGATAAAAATGCTATAAAAAGGGCCAAGATCCTGGGCACCAGACTCTACCACGAAGCCTTAAGGTTAAGTGAGAAAGTGAGGGAGTGAGGGAGTGAGGAAGTGAGGGAGTGAGGAAGATAAAAAACTTGAATCACTTGAATCACCCCCTCACTTGAATCACTCATTTGAGGAATGAATATACGTGAGTTGTTAGAAGAACGGGAGAAAAGGTTTTTGTCGCCCCGCGCTCAATTGAGTGTAAATTCTAAAGGACGTAAAGTCTCCGAGGAACCCTGTAGCCTTCGGACATGTTTCCAGCGCGACAGAGACCGCATTGTTCATTGCAAATCTTTCCGCAGGCTTTCCCACAAAACCCAGGTTTTCCTAGCTCCTGAGGGAGACCATTACCGAACAAGGCTCACTCACACTCTTGAGGTCAGTCAGATCTCACGCACCATAGCTCGCTCCCTAAAATTGAATGAGGATCTCACGGAAGCCATCGCTTTGGGTCATGACCTTGGCCATACTCCCTTTGGTCATATAGGAGAAGAGGCCTTGACCCAATGCTTATGCAAGGTGAAGAGTGAAAACTCTGAGCTTTACCGAAACCTACCTTGTGCCTTCAGACATAGTGAGCAATCTCTACGGGTGGTGGATTTCATCGAATATGGAGGCAAAGGTCTCAATCTCACCTGGGAGGTCAGAGATGGAATCCTTCACCACACGGGAGACAAGTCCCCCTCCACACTGGAGGGACAAATCGTGAGGATAGCGGATCGCATCGCCTATATCAATCATGACATCGACGATGCCATCAGAGGAGGAATTTTATCCCAGTGCGACCTACCC includes:
- a CDS encoding deoxyguanosinetriphosphate triphosphohydrolase; translated protein: MNIRELLEEREKRFLSPRAQLSVNSKGRKVSEEPCSLRTCFQRDRDRIVHCKSFRRLSHKTQVFLAPEGDHYRTRLTHTLEVSQISRTIARSLKLNEDLTEAIALGHDLGHTPFGHIGEEALTQCLCKVKSENSELYRNLPCAFRHSEQSLRVVDFIEYGGKGLNLTWEVRDGILHHTGDKSPSTLEGQIVRIADRIAYINHDIDDAIRGGILSQCDLPQGPLEILGKYHGVRINNMVMDMIRSSADEGRIQMSPIFAKAMDELRNFLMQRVYMDSPAKMEDEKAKRVLKTLFFYYLKDPCKLPPEFYTQSQEELPIKVCDYVAGMTDRYALRIYEQLFVPKAWMI
- a CDS encoding flavodoxin family protein; amino-acid sequence: MLIVGINGSPNKDGNTAFLLECVLQAAKEKEAETKIIHVMEVLVGQEKPYCDACSSPCDKSCFEGTLLEEAFNLLKQADGVVLGSPVYFGTVSAQMKAFWDKTRHLRTERALIGKVGGAVAVGNSRFGGQETTLRALHDIMLIHGMSVVGDGSSEYDAGHQGVCGQRPVREDKNAIKRAKILGTRLYHEALRLSEKVRE
- the ppdK gene encoding pyruvate, phosphate dikinase, producing the protein MEEKEILEGAKITKAKVTRKYVYDFEEGNAKMKFLLGGKGANLCEMTNLGLPVPPGFVISTEACRKYSKTASYPPGLKEEILAHLKSLEKRTEKKFGDPENPLLVSVRSGAAFSMPGMMDTVLNLGLNDVTVKGLVRLTGNERFAYDAYRRFIQMFGNVVLKVDGDKFEQAMASLKRERGVKSDMELTAADLRELVEIFKGITREETGEEFPSEPLEQLDKAIAAVFESWNNPRAMVYRKVHNIPDDLGTAVNIQTMVFGNMGSDSATGVAFTRDPSTGERKLYGEYLTNAQGEDVVAGIRTPQPIVKLREEMPENYELLGRVAESLEEHYRDVQDIEFTIEKGKLYMLQTRTGKRTASAAIKIAVDMMEEGLISEEEAISRIDPYQLDQLLHPRLDPKAKVKVLAKGLPASPGAATGKIVFDADKAEELGSTGEKIILTRWETTPDDIHGIIAAQGVLTSHGGLTSHAAVVARGMGKPCVCGCEDVKIDYENRLFKVGDEIVKEGDVITIDGGTGRVILGSVPLIPPEISEDLKKILGWADKRRRLGVRANADLPNDARKALEFGAEGIGLCRTEHMFFAEDRLPLVRQMILADTVEEREKALEKLLPMQRRDFEEIFKVMKGLPVTIRLLDPPLHEFLPNLTELQVELMELKYKKVPDEVIREKEKLLHKVRAQVEVNPMLGLRGCRLGLVYPEIYEMQVRAIFEAACNVAGKGITPKVEVMIPLVAHAGELKVLREKVEEIADEILESSGEDLPYAVGTMIEVPRAAVTADEIAKYADFFSFGTNDLTQTVFGFSRDDAEGKFMARYLEGGILAHNPFEILDPSGVGKLMDMACQLGRKANPELKLGICGEHGGEPRSVKFCDHVGLDYVSCSPYRVPLARLAAAQARIGRGEDLTK